From Endozoicomonas sp. 8E, the proteins below share one genomic window:
- a CDS encoding ankyrin repeat domain-containing protein, which produces MPLVNLNTSESHPDTFFPDQTFFRACLDGDLEQVERSLAEGVNVNAVMNDDLTALMLASYGGHIDVVERLINAGANPNAAHSSGATALYFATQENNSDCVKLLINAGANLNAATTSDGATPLFIAAWKGYTDCLEILIQSGANLNAYRTLDGASPLGAAVARGNTEYVKALIEAEEHLNALD; this is translated from the coding sequence ATGCCTCTGGTGAACCTGAACACCAGTGAATCTCACCCGGATACATTTTTCCCCGATCAGACATTTTTTCGTGCCTGTTTAGACGGGGATTTGGAACAGGTGGAAAGATCACTGGCAGAAGGAGTCAATGTCAATGCCGTTATGAATGATGATTTAACGGCCCTGATGTTGGCGTCCTATGGAGGGCACATAGACGTCGTCGAACGCCTTATCAACGCCGGGGCGAACCCCAACGCCGCACATTCGAGTGGCGCTACCGCGCTGTACTTCGCTACCCAGGAAAATAACTCCGACTGCGTGAAACTCCTGATCAACGCCGGGGCTAACCTCAACGCCGCCACGACTTCGGATGGCGCCACCCCACTTTTCATCGCAGCCTGGAAAGGCTATACCGATTGCCTGGAAATCCTGATCCAATCCGGGGCGAATCTCAATGCCTACAGGACTTTGGATGGCGCCTCCCCGCTAGGCGCCGCAGTTGCCAGAGGCAATACCGAATACGTGAAAGCACTGATCGAAGCCGAGGAGCATCTCAACGCCCTGGACTAA
- a CDS encoding ankyrin repeat domain-containing protein: MNINTQPLFPMGTEVSSKDDVCAICLDYFHGHDVAPVDADKTKCMTHCRHTFHLGCLTSQYFTKPIGSRQCAMCRQNPMPVKNQSTSQSHPDKFFPDETFYDACIQGDYDQVDKSLAEGVNINAVMKYGLTALMLGSCSGNRTVIERQLNAGAKVGATRTGDGLTALLIAVLEGKTECAQLLIDKGADLKSIPPLLIEVLMGNTEKVRTLIADGADLNADVWGTTPLLLAAMKGNTECLQLLIEKGATLETARTSDGSTPLFVAVWKGNTDCAEILIKSGANLDARDNYGSTPLFLAAEENHTDIGKLLIDAGANLNLPRTLDGTTPLFLVASHENSTDFVELLLNAGANPNTPRTSDGTTPLYMAAQEGNTQCVKLLLNAGANPNTALPDGATPLFIAALKGNVECLKLLLNFGADLKATRYWDGATALSIAIKKGNNDCAEALIKAEAAEGTNKGYCVIL; encoded by the coding sequence ATGAATATCAATACTCAACCCCTTTTCCCCATGGGTACTGAAGTAAGCTCGAAGGACGATGTCTGTGCTATTTGTTTGGATTATTTCCATGGCCACGATGTGGCGCCAGTAGACGCCGACAAAACCAAATGCATGACCCATTGTCGCCACACATTCCATCTGGGCTGTCTTACGAGTCAATATTTTACAAAACCTATCGGCTCACGCCAGTGCGCAATGTGTCGGCAAAACCCGATGCCTGTGAAAAATCAGAGCACCAGTCAATCTCACCCGGATAAGTTTTTCCCCGATGAGACGTTTTACGATGCCTGTATTCAAGGGGATTACGACCAGGTAGATAAGTCACTGGCAGAGGGAGTCAATATCAATGCCGTTATGAAATATGGTCTCACTGCCTTGATGCTGGGATCCTGTAGTGGGAACAGGACAGTCATCGAACGCCAGCTCAACGCTGGGGCGAAGGTCGGCGCTACCAGAACTGGAGATGGTCTCACCGCGCTTCTCATTGCAGTTCTGGAGGGCAAGACCGAGTGTGCGCAACTCCTGATCGACAAAGGGGCGGATCTCAAAAGCATCCCTCCACTGCTCATCGAAGTCCTCATGGGCAATACCGAAAAGGTGCGAACCCTGATTGCCGACGGGGCAGATCTCAACGCCGACGTGTGGGGCACCACCCCACTGTTACTCGCAGCAATGAAGGGCAATACCGAGTGCTTACAACTTCTGATTGAAAAAGGGGCGACTCTCGAAACTGCCAGAACTTCAGATGGCTCCACTCCTCTGTTCGTCGCAGTCTGGAAAGGCAATACCGATTGCGCAGAAATCCTGATCAAATCCGGGGCGAATCTCGACGCCCGGGATAATTATGGCTCCACCCCGTTGTTTCTCGCTGCAGAAGAAAATCACACCGACATTGGAAAACTACTAATCGACGCCGGGGCGAATCTCAACCTCCCCCGGACTTTGGATGGCACCACCCCGCTGTTCTTAGTAGCTTCGCATGAAAATTCCACCGACTTTGTGGAACTCCTGCTCAACGCGGGTGCGAATCCCAACACCCCCCGGACTTCGGATGGCACCACCCCGCTCTACATGGCAGCTCAAGAGGGCAATACCCAGTGCGTGAAACTCCTGCTCAACGCCGGTGCGAATCCCAACACTGCCTTGCCGGATGGTGCCACCCCGCTGTTCATCGCAGCCTTGAAGGGCAATGTCGAATGCCTGAAACTCCTGCTCAACTTTGGGGCAGATCTCAAAGCCACCAGATATTGGGATGGTGCGACTGCATTGTCCATCGCAATTAAGAAGGGCAACAACGACTGCGCAGAGGCCCTTATCAAGGCCGAGGCAGCGGAGGGAACAAATAAAGGGTACTGCGTTATCCTGTAA
- a CDS encoding ankyrin repeat domain-containing protein, producing the protein MPVVNQNTSESHPDTFFPDQTLYDACCDGDLDQVERSLAEGVNVNAAMNDGFTALMLASSNGHTDVTVRLIKAGADVNAARTEDGGTSLLHAAQENNTNCLKALIEAKADLNARAKGGATALWIAAQIGNTDCAKLLINAGADINAALLDGATPLFIAAQNGNTDCLKALIEGSANINARTLSGATALMVAAQEGNTDCVKLLIHTEADLNAVNRSGATALFVAAQKGNTDCLKLLINAGADLNARTQEGATPLFAAAQENNTDCVKLLINTGADLNARFENGATALFIAALKGYTDCVKLLISAGADLNSWTKLGTTPLSIATQKGNTGCAKALIKAGAK; encoded by the coding sequence ATGCCTGTGGTGAATCAGAACACCAGTGAATCTCACCCGGATACATTTTTCCCCGATCAGACGCTTTATGATGCCTGTTGTGACGGAGATTTGGATCAGGTGGAGAGGTCACTGGCAGAAGGCGTCAATGTCAATGCTGCTATGAATGATGGTTTCACTGCCTTGATGCTGGCATCCAGCAACGGGCACACGGATGTCACCGTACGCCTGATCAAGGCTGGGGCAGACGTTAACGCGGCTCGGACTGAGGATGGCGGCACTTCGCTGCTCCATGCTGCCCAGGAAAATAACACCAACTGCTTGAAAGCCCTGATCGAAGCCAAAGCGGATCTCAACGCCAGGGCTAAGGGTGGCGCCACTGCGCTGTGGATTGCTGCCCAGATAGGCAATACCGACTGCGCGAAACTCCTGATCAACGCCGGGGCGGATATCAACGCCGCCTTGCTGGATGGTGCCACCCCGCTGTTCATCGCAGCCCAGAATGGTAATACCGACTGTTTGAAAGCCCTGATCGAAGGCAGCGCAAATATCAACGCACGAACTTTGAGTGGGGCCACCGCACTGATGGTCGCTGCCCAGGAGGGCAATACCGACTGCGTGAAACTCCTGATCCATACTGAGGCCGATCTCAACGCCGTCAACAGGAGTGGCGCTACCGCATTGTTTGTCGCTGCCCAGAAGGGCAATACCGACTGCTTGAAACTACTGATCAACGCCGGGGCGGATCTCAACGCCCGAACTCAGGAGGGCGCCACCCCACTCTTCGCGGCTGCACAAGAAAATAACACCGATTGCGTGAAACTCCTGATCAACACTGGGGCGGATCTCAACGCCCGGTTTGAGAATGGCGCTACCGCACTGTTCATCGCAGCCCTGAAGGGTTATACCGACTGCGTGAAACTCCTGATCAGTGCCGGGGCAGATCTCAACAGCTGGACTAAGCTTGGCACTACCCCACTGTCCATCGCAACCCAGAAGGGCAACACCGGCTGCGCGAAAGCCCTGATCAAGGCTGGGGCAAAGTAG
- a CDS encoding ankyrin repeat domain-containing protein: protein MFYLWVALLTTFSPSTVKADQCPICLADFHGRSEAPVVVTTQCCGQRFDLDCISRCFTDQPISSRRCAMCRQDPMPVVNQNTSESHPDTFFPDRTFYLACVNGDLDQVERSLAEGVNVNAVMTDDFTALMLASGMGDIDVVERLIDAGANPNAALSGGTTSLYIAAWKGHTDCVKLLIDAGADLNAALSDGATPLYTAAWHGSTDCLEILINAGANINAARTRDGATPLFIAAWKGNTDCLKILIHAGADLNVARTSDGSTPLFAAAISGNTECVEILINAGADLNSRTELGTTPLSIATRKDNTDCAKALVKAGAK, encoded by the coding sequence ATGTTTTACTTATGGGTGGCATTGCTCACTACCTTCTCCCCGTCAACAGTAAAGGCTGATCAATGTCCTATTTGTCTGGCTGACTTCCATGGTCGAAGTGAAGCGCCTGTGGTCGTCACAACCCAATGTTGTGGCCAACGCTTCGATCTGGACTGTATATCGAGGTGTTTTACTGATCAGCCCATCAGCTCACGCCGGTGCGCGATGTGCCGACAAGACCCGATGCCTGTGGTGAATCAGAACACCAGTGAATCTCACCCGGATACATTTTTCCCCGATCGGACATTTTATCTTGCCTGTGTAAACGGGGATCTGGATCAGGTGGAAAGGTCTCTGGCAGAAGGAGTCAATGTCAATGCGGTTATGACTGATGATTTCACTGCCTTGATGTTGGCATCCGGCATGGGGGACATAGACGTCGTCGAACGCCTGATCGACGCCGGAGCGAATCCCAACGCTGCCTTGTCGGGTGGCACCACATCGCTTTACATTGCAGCCTGGAAAGGCCATACCGATTGCGTGAAACTCCTGATCGACGCCGGAGCGGATCTCAACGCTGCCTTGTCGGATGGCGCCACCCCGCTTTACACTGCAGCCTGGCATGGCAGTACCGATTGTCTGGAAATCCTGATCAATGCCGGGGCGAATATCAACGCCGCCAGGACTCGGGATGGCGCCACACCACTTTTCATCGCAGCTTGGAAAGGCAATACCGATTGCCTGAAAATCCTGATCCACGCCGGGGCGGATCTCAACGTCGCCAGGACTTCGGATGGCTCCACCCCGCTGTTCGCGGCAGCCATCAGCGGCAATACTGAGTGCGTGGAAATCCTGATCAACGCTGGGGCAGATCTCAACAGCCGGACTGAGCTTGGCACTACCCCGCTGTCCATCGCAACCCGGAAGGACAACACCGACTGCGCGAAAGCCCTGGTCAAGGCTGGGGCAAAATAG
- a CDS encoding ankyrin repeat domain-containing protein gives MPVVNQNTCESHPDTFFPDWTFYDACYDGDLDQLERSLAEGVNLNAVMVNGLTALMLASIMGHTDVVERLINAGANPNAARTLDGTTPLFVAALKGNTDCLEILINAGADLNAARTLDGATPLFIAAWKGYADCVEILIHVGVDLNAARTLDGSTPVSIATKMGNTNCVKVLTEAEAKQGK, from the coding sequence ATGCCTGTGGTGAATCAGAACACCTGTGAATCTCACCCGGATACATTTTTCCCCGATTGGACATTTTATGATGCCTGTTATGACGGGGATTTGGATCAGTTGGAGAGGTCACTGGCAGAAGGAGTCAATCTCAATGCCGTGATGGTTAATGGTCTCACTGCCTTGATGCTGGCATCCATTATGGGGCACACGGACGTCGTCGAACGTCTGATCAACGCCGGGGCGAATCCCAACGCTGCCAGAACTTTGGATGGCACCACCCCGCTTTTCGTCGCAGCTTTGAAGGGCAATACCGATTGTTTGGAAATCCTGATCAACGCCGGGGCGGATCTCAACGCCGCCAGGACTTTGGATGGCGCCACCCCGCTTTTCATCGCAGCCTGGAAAGGCTATGCCGATTGCGTGGAAATCCTGATCCACGTCGGGGTGGATCTCAATGCCGCCAGGACTTTGGATGGCTCCACCCCAGTGTCCATCGCAACCAAAATGGGCAATACCAACTGCGTGAAAGTCCTTACAGAGGCCGAGGCAAAGCAGGGAAAATGA
- a CDS encoding ankyrin repeat domain-containing protein, whose product MLYLSVSLLATLSLWTVKADHCPICLAYFHGRSAAPVVVKTQCCGQLFDLDCISKSFVGQPIGSRQCAVCRQDPMPVVNQNTSESHPDTFFPDQRFYLACIIGDLGQVERSAAEGVNVNAVMTNGLTALMLASRWRHADVAERLINVGANVNTAWHGDGTTSLFLAAMNGFTDCVKILINAEADLDIPRTSDGATPLFAATMRGNTDCVKLLINAGANFNARTKNGTTPLFAAAQENNTDCVKLLINAGADINIPRTSDGSTPLLAAAVKGNTDCLELLINAEADLNAQTEDGLTAVFMAAQQNNINCVKLLINAGADLNIPRISDGITSLSIATARGNIECALALIKAGAK is encoded by the coding sequence ATGCTCTACTTAAGTGTTTCATTGCTCGCTACCCTCTCCCTGTGGACAGTGAAGGCTGATCACTGTCCTATTTGTCTGGCTTACTTCCATGGCCGAAGTGCAGCGCCCGTGGTCGTCAAAACCCAATGTTGTGGCCAACTCTTCGATCTGGACTGTATTTCGAAGTCTTTTGTTGGACAGCCCATCGGTTCGCGACAGTGCGCGGTGTGTCGGCAAGACCCGATGCCTGTGGTGAATCAGAACACCAGTGAATCTCACCCGGATACATTTTTCCCCGATCAGAGGTTTTATCTTGCCTGTATAATCGGGGATCTGGGTCAGGTGGAGAGGTCAGCGGCAGAAGGCGTCAATGTTAATGCTGTTATGACTAATGGTCTCACTGCCTTGATGTTGGCATCCCGCTGGAGGCACGCTGATGTCGCAGAACGCCTGATCAATGTCGGGGCAAACGTCAACACTGCCTGGCATGGGGATGGCACCACCTCGCTGTTCCTGGCTGCCATGAATGGCTTTACCGACTGCGTAAAAATACTGATCAACGCCGAGGCGGATCTCGACATCCCTCGGACTTCGGATGGCGCCACTCCACTGTTCGCCGCTACTATGAGAGGCAATACCGACTGCGTGAAACTTCTGATCAACGCCGGGGCGAATTTCAACGCCCGGACCAAGAATGGCACCACACCACTCTTCGCGGCTGCACAAGAAAATAACACCGACTGCGTGAAACTCCTGATCAACGCCGGGGCGGATATCAACATCCCTCGGACTTCGGATGGCTCCACCCCACTGTTGGCCGCTGCTGTGAAAGGCAATACCGACTGCTTGGAACTCCTGATCAATGCCGAGGCGGATCTCAACGCACAAACTGAGGATGGGCTCACCGCAGTGTTCATGGCTGCTCAACAAAATAACATCAATTGCGTGAAGCTCCTGATTAACGCCGGGGCGGATCTCAACATCCCCCGGATTTCGGATGGCATCACCTCGCTGTCCATCGCAACCGCGAGGGGCAATATCGAGTGTGCGCTAGCCCTTATCAAGGCTGGAGCAAAGTAG
- a CDS encoding ankyrin repeat domain-containing protein, producing the protein MFYLWMTLIAALSSWTLKADQCAICLAYFHNRNEVPMVVKTGCCGQPFDLDCISKCFVDQPIGSRRCAMCRQNPMPLVNQNTSEAHPDTFFPDRTFYSACSDGDLDQVERSLAEGVNVNAVMTDDFTALMLASLGGHIEVVERLIKAGADVNATRTKDGDTPLYMAAQENNTNCLKALIEAKADLNARTEDGVTPLFIAVWRGNTDCVEILINAGADLNAARTSDGATPLFTAAWRGYTDCLEILIHVGADLNAVRTSDGATPLVAAFVRGNTECEKALIEAEAYLNALD; encoded by the coding sequence ATGTTCTACTTATGGATGACATTGATCGCTGCCCTCTCCTCATGGACACTAAAGGCCGATCAATGTGCTATCTGTTTGGCTTACTTCCATAACCGCAATGAAGTGCCTATGGTCGTCAAAACCGGATGTTGTGGCCAACCCTTCGATCTGGACTGTATTTCGAAGTGTTTTGTTGATCAGCCCATCGGCTCACGCCGTTGCGCGATGTGCCGGCAAAACCCGATGCCTTTGGTGAATCAGAACACCAGTGAAGCTCACCCGGATACATTTTTCCCCGATCGGACGTTTTATAGCGCCTGCTCCGACGGGGATCTGGATCAGGTGGAAAGATCACTGGCAGAAGGAGTCAATGTCAATGCCGTTATGACTGATGATTTCACGGCCTTGATGCTGGCATCCCTTGGCGGTCACATAGAAGTCGTCGAACGTCTGATCAAGGCCGGGGCAGACGTCAACGCCACTCGGACTAAGGATGGCGACACCCCGCTGTACATGGCTGCCCAGGAAAATAACACCAACTGCTTGAAAGCCCTGATCGAAGCCAAAGCGGACCTCAACGCCCGGACTGAGGATGGCGTCACCCCACTTTTCATCGCAGTCTGGAGAGGCAATACCGATTGCGTGGAAATCCTGATCAACGCCGGGGCGGATCTCAACGCCGCCAGGACTTCGGATGGCGCCACCCCGCTTTTCACCGCAGCCTGGAGAGGCTATACCGATTGCCTGGAAATCCTGATCCACGTCGGGGCAGATCTCAATGCCGTCAGGACTTCGGATGGCGCCACCCCGTTGGTCGCCGCTTTTGTGAGAGGCAATACCGAATGCGAGAAAGCACTGATCGAAGCCGAGGCGTATCTCAACGCCCTGGACTAA
- a CDS encoding ankyrin repeat domain-containing protein — protein MDATTHSPFPMGPDVASTNDACPICLEDFHGRDVTAVAIKPVFQTQCGHRYHVDCITQLFLEVPIDRRQCAYCRRDPFPVMNLNTGKSHQAKFFPNLMFYNACSIGDRRQVFRALAEGVNVNAVMKKDTPLMLASNEGDEVIVDRLIKAGADVNTARTEDGATALMMAAQQGKTNCVKRLLKARADINARTVTGATALYFAADIGRTGCVKFLLNAGADPNIPKTSDGATPLFIAVSRGYFKCVELLIKDEADLNTRFRDGNTLLLIAASRGSSGSVELLIKNGADLNAALPDGTTPLFLAVQENNSSCAKLLINAGADINAARTSDGATPLSIAIEMDNIDCALALIEAKTSKRTNEGYCIIL, from the coding sequence GTGGATGCCACTACTCACTCGCCTTTTCCCATGGGACCTGACGTAGCGTCGACGAACGATGCCTGTCCTATTTGTTTGGAAGACTTCCATGGTCGCGATGTGACGGCTGTGGCCATCAAACCTGTATTTCAAACCCAATGTGGCCACCGCTACCATGTGGACTGTATAACGCAGCTATTTCTTGAAGTACCCATAGACCGCCGCCAGTGCGCGTATTGCCGGAGAGACCCGTTCCCTGTGATGAATTTGAACACCGGTAAATCTCACCAGGCTAAATTTTTCCCCAATCTGATGTTTTATAATGCCTGTTCAATCGGGGACCGGAGACAGGTGTTCAGAGCACTGGCAGAAGGAGTCAATGTCAATGCCGTCATGAAGAAGGATACTCCCTTGATGTTGGCATCCAATGAGGGGGATGAAGTGATCGTCGACCGCCTGATCAAGGCCGGGGCCGACGTCAATACCGCCCGGACTGAGGACGGCGCCACCGCGCTGATGATGGCTGCCCAGCAGGGCAAGACCAACTGCGTGAAACGCCTGCTCAAGGCCAGGGCGGATATCAACGCCCGAACTGTGACGGGCGCCACCGCACTGTACTTTGCTGCTGACATAGGCAGAACCGGCTGCGTGAAGTTCCTGCTCAATGCCGGGGCAGATCCCAACATCCCCAAGACTTCGGATGGCGCCACCCCACTGTTCATCGCTGTTTCAAGAGGCTATTTCAAGTGCGTGGAACTCTTGATCAAAGACGAGGCAGATCTCAACACCCGGTTCAGGGATGGCAACACGCTGCTACTCATTGCAGCCTCCAGGGGCTCTTCAGGCTCCGTGGAACTCCTGATCAAAAATGGGGCGGATCTCAACGCCGCCTTGCCGGATGGTACCACCCCGCTGTTCCTCGCTGTCCAGGAAAATAACTCCAGCTGCGCGAAACTCCTGATTAACGCCGGGGCGGATATCAACGCGGCCAGAACCAGTGATGGCGCCACCCCGCTGTCCATCGCAATCGAGATGGACAACATCGACTGCGCACTGGCCCTTATCGAGGCCAAGACTTCGAAGAGAACAAATGAAGGGTACTGCATTATCCTGTAA
- a CDS encoding ankyrin repeat domain-containing protein, whose translation MPVVNQNTNESHPDTFFPDQRFYLACILGDLGQVERSVAEGVNVNAVMTNGLTALMMASGWRHSDVAERLINVGANVNTAWHEDGTTSLFLAAANGTTDCVKILINAEADLDIPRTSDGATPLFAAAKRGNTDCVKLLINAGADLNARTKTGATPLFAAAQENNTDCVKLLINAGADLNIPRTSDGSTPLLAAAVKGNTDCLELLINAEADLNARTEDGLTALFMAAQQNNINCVKLLINAGADLNIPRISDGITSLSIATARGNIECALALIKAGAK comes from the coding sequence ATGCCTGTGGTGAATCAAAACACCAATGAATCTCACCCGGATACATTTTTCCCCGATCAGAGGTTTTATCTTGCCTGTATACTCGGTGATCTGGGTCAGGTGGAGAGGTCAGTGGCAGAAGGCGTCAATGTTAATGCTGTTATGACTAATGGTCTCACTGCCTTGATGATGGCATCCGGCTGGAGGCACAGTGACGTCGCAGAACGCCTGATCAATGTCGGGGCAAACGTCAACACCGCTTGGCATGAGGATGGCACCACCTCGCTGTTCCTGGCTGCTGCGAATGGCACTACCGACTGCGTAAAAATACTGATCAACGCCGAGGCGGATCTCGACATCCCTCGGACTTCGGATGGCGCCACTCCGCTGTTCGCCGCTGCTAAGAGAGGCAATACCGACTGCGTGAAACTTCTGATCAACGCCGGGGCGGATCTCAACGCCCGGACTAAGACTGGCGCCACACCACTCTTCGCGGCTGCACAAGAAAATAACACCGACTGCGTGAAACTCCTGATCAACGCCGGGGCGGATCTCAACATCCCTCGGACTTCGGATGGCTCCACCCCACTGTTGGCCGCTGCTGTGAAAGGCAATACCGACTGCTTGGAACTTCTGATCAATGCCGAGGCGGATCTCAACGCACGAACTGAGGATGGGCTCACCGCACTGTTCATGGCTGCTCAACAAAATAACATCAATTGCGTGAAGCTCCTGATTAACGCCGGGGCGGATCTCAACATCCCTCGGATTTCGGATGGCATCACCTCGCTGTCCATCGCAACCGCGAGGGGCAATATCGAGTGTGCGCTAGCCCTTATCAAGGCTGGAGCAAAGTAG
- a CDS encoding ankyrin repeat domain-containing protein — MDATTHSPFPMGPDVASTNDACPICLEDFHGHDVTAVAIKPVFQTQCGHRYHVDCITQLFLEVPIDRRQCAYCRRDPFPVMNLNTGKSHQAKFFPNLMFYNACSIGDRRQVFRALAEGVNVNAVMKKDTPLMLASNEGDEVIVDRLIKAGADVNTARTEDGATALMMAAQQGKTNCVKRLLKARADINARTVTGATALYFAADIGRTGCVKRLLNAGADPNISKTSDGATPLFIAVSRGYFKCVELLIKDEADLNTRFRDGNTLLLIAASRGSSGSVELLIKNGADLNAALPDGTTPLFLAVQENNSSCAKLLINAGADINAARTSDGATPLSIAIEMNNIDCALALIEAKTSKRTNEGYCIIL, encoded by the coding sequence GTGGATGCCACTACTCACTCGCCTTTTCCCATGGGACCTGACGTAGCGTCGACGAACGATGCCTGTCCTATTTGTTTGGAAGACTTCCATGGTCACGATGTGACGGCTGTGGCCATCAAACCTGTATTTCAAACCCAATGTGGCCACCGCTACCATGTGGACTGTATAACGCAGCTATTTCTTGAAGTACCCATAGACCGCCGCCAGTGCGCGTATTGCCGGAGAGACCCGTTCCCTGTGATGAATTTGAACACCGGTAAATCTCACCAGGCTAAATTTTTCCCCAATCTGATGTTTTATAATGCCTGTTCAATCGGGGACCGGAGACAGGTGTTCAGAGCACTGGCAGAAGGAGTCAATGTCAATGCCGTCATGAAGAAGGATACTCCCTTGATGTTGGCATCCAATGAGGGGGATGAAGTGATCGTCGACCGCCTGATCAAGGCTGGGGCCGACGTCAATACCGCCCGGACTGAGGACGGCGCCACCGCGCTGATGATGGCTGCCCAGCAGGGCAAGACCAACTGCGTGAAACGCCTGCTCAAGGCCAGGGCGGATATCAACGCCCGAACTGTGACGGGCGCCACCGCACTGTACTTTGCTGCTGACATAGGCAGAACCGGCTGCGTGAAACGCCTGCTCAATGCCGGGGCAGATCCCAACATCTCCAAGACTTCGGATGGCGCCACCCCCCTGTTCATCGCTGTTTCGAGAGGCTATTTCAAGTGCGTGGAACTCTTGATCAAAGACGAGGCAGATCTCAACACCCGGTTCAGGGATGGCAACACGCTGCTACTCATTGCAGCCTCCAGGGGCTCTTCAGGCTCCGTGGAACTCCTGATCAAAAATGGGGCGGATCTCAACGCCGCCTTGCCGGATGGTACCACCCCGCTGTTCCTCGCTGTCCAGGAAAATAACTCCAGCTGCGCGAAACTCCTGATTAACGCCGGGGCGGATATCAACGCGGCCAGAACCAGTGATGGCGCCACCCCGCTGTCCATCGCAATCGAGATGAACAACATCGACTGCGCACTGGCCCTTATCGAGGCCAAGACTTCGAAGAGAACAAATGAAGGGTACTGTATTATCCTGTAA